One part of the Chryseobacterium mulctrae genome encodes these proteins:
- a CDS encoding S41 family peptidase, which produces MKKALGLICLLCFVLNVNAQKLKTLQDSTKVFYDKIFKALEVAYIYKEDYDWKKLKTETFKNLETAKDFKSSLKEVKVLFDKIGADHSKVTYQGKNYGPSVEISWENFSKQWMTKFTTKPQFEAKVLDEKYGYILMPSISFNDFSSENVHKIAQPLYDKIAELKTNNKLEGWIVDLRFNTGGNSTPMLLALYDLLGDNVVWGTLGIDKKLINSTKLNKGVYDQGEKKSAYIKPKGELIDKSKVAVLIGGLTASSGEVTALAFKGRANTIFIGEKTLGKTTSNMVVTLPFDAIMPMSTGYDCDRNGNYYKQIPPDIIISKEDNFDDLLQDKNIQEAIQFFTKK; this is translated from the coding sequence ATGAAAAAAGCTTTAGGATTAATTTGCTTGCTGTGTTTTGTGCTGAATGTAAATGCACAAAAGTTGAAAACTTTGCAGGATAGTACAAAAGTTTTTTATGATAAAATTTTTAAAGCATTAGAAGTTGCGTATATCTATAAAGAAGATTACGATTGGAAAAAATTAAAAACAGAAACATTTAAAAACCTTGAAACGGCAAAAGATTTTAAAAGTTCTTTAAAAGAAGTGAAGGTTTTATTTGATAAAATTGGAGCAGATCATTCTAAAGTAACCTATCAAGGGAAAAATTACGGTCCTTCAGTAGAGATTTCATGGGAAAATTTCAGCAAGCAATGGATGACAAAGTTTACTACAAAGCCACAATTCGAAGCAAAAGTTTTAGATGAAAAGTATGGTTATATTTTAATGCCAAGTATTTCATTTAATGATTTTAGTTCTGAAAATGTTCATAAAATTGCTCAGCCTTTATATGACAAAATAGCAGAATTGAAAACGAATAATAAATTGGAAGGTTGGATTGTAGATCTTCGTTTTAATACAGGTGGAAATTCTACACCAATGTTGTTAGCTTTATATGATTTGTTGGGAGATAATGTGGTTTGGGGAACTCTTGGTATAGATAAAAAGTTGATTAACTCGACTAAATTGAATAAAGGAGTTTATGATCAGGGAGAAAAGAAATCGGCTTATATAAAACCCAAAGGTGAATTGATCGATAAATCTAAAGTTGCTGTACTTATTGGTGGATTAACGGCAAGTTCTGGTGAAGTGACCGCTTTAGCTTTTAAAGGAAGAGCAAACACAATTTTTATTGGAGAAAAAACCTTAGGAAAAACTACTTCCAATATGGTTGTAACGCTACCTTTTGATGCAATAATGCCAATGAGTACAGGGTATGATTGCGATAGAAATGGAAATTATTACAAGCAAATACCTCCGGATATTATCATTTCGAAAGAAGATAATTTTGATGATTTATTGCAAGACAAAAACATTCAGGAAGCCATACAATTTTTCACTAAAAAATAA
- a CDS encoding outer membrane beta-barrel protein, which produces MIKKFIITGMLCLVATSINAQRKSLSLNLQSKEDTTVSPIVKEKVEEYAAKINTIIQEEKKQMESELLVLQAKNLDKAEFDKQKAQVADSYSQKIDARIESLGFDLDQVIQKQVRYSLLNSDVTSNEELKEKLLKKFRPTKNLDGYFSYGIMTLTNDKADNDLDKNLGYANNLEFGLKFNYQFSRTSPWGLISGLGFSWRTVRTDNNMIFAKQNGDVFLTKYEGSLDKAKLRTGYIMVPLGFQYNFSKLKSAGMDVQYRPYSDGFRVGANVYGGIKMASNNIVKGDSQGFRDKSNYQVNPFVYGAQFTLSYDNLSLFVKKDFSNYFKGSYFPNDKALVFGVALGW; this is translated from the coding sequence ATGATTAAGAAATTTATCATCACAGGAATGTTGTGCCTTGTTGCGACCTCAATAAATGCACAAAGAAAATCGTTAAGCTTAAACCTTCAGTCAAAAGAAGATACTACGGTAAGCCCGATTGTAAAAGAGAAAGTCGAAGAATACGCTGCGAAAATCAATACAATTATTCAGGAAGAAAAGAAACAGATGGAAAGTGAATTGTTGGTTCTGCAGGCTAAAAATTTAGATAAAGCAGAATTCGACAAGCAAAAAGCTCAGGTTGCAGACAGTTATTCTCAAAAAATTGATGCAAGAATTGAAAGCTTAGGATTTGATTTAGATCAGGTAATTCAGAAGCAGGTAAGATATTCTTTGTTGAATTCTGATGTAACTTCAAACGAAGAATTAAAAGAAAAATTATTGAAGAAGTTCCGTCCTACAAAAAATCTTGATGGATATTTCTCTTACGGAATCATGACTTTGACGAATGATAAAGCAGATAATGATTTAGATAAAAATTTGGGTTACGCCAATAACCTTGAATTTGGTTTGAAATTTAATTATCAATTCAGCAGAACCAGTCCATGGGGATTGATTTCTGGTTTAGGTTTTTCCTGGAGAACCGTTCGTACAGATAATAATATGATTTTTGCGAAACAAAACGGAGATGTTTTTCTTACAAAATATGAAGGAAGTCTTGATAAAGCTAAATTAAGAACGGGTTACATTATGGTTCCGCTTGGTTTTCAATATAATTTTTCTAAGCTGAAAAGTGCAGGAATGGATGTTCAGTACAGACCTTATTCAGACGGTTTCAGAGTGGGAGCGAATGTTTATGGCGGAATTAAAATGGCATCGAATAATATTGTGAAAGGTGACAGTCAGGGTTTCAGAGATAAATCAAATTATCAGGTAAATCCTTTTGTTTACGGAGCACAGTTTACGCTTTCTTATGATAACCTTTCTCTTTTCGTGAAAAAAGATTTCAGCAATTACTTTAAAGGCTCTTATTTTCCAAACGACAAAGCTTTGGTTTTCGGAGTTGCTTTGGGATGGTAA
- a CDS encoding RNA polymerase sigma factor translates to MKLLFKNKKEDLLSRLKKQDPAAQKIFYDQSVKKFLSVAKSYVSDLYQAEDCVIKAFCKIFKHIESFRGEGNFEGWARKIVVNECLNFIKSRKTVFYLDDVHASVLEDLHEEAIDFDFNAQELLDQLPDAYRMVFNLYVIEEYSHQEIADTLNISLAVSKTQLFRAKEKLRKIYFQQQKKLKNEHV, encoded by the coding sequence ATGAAGCTTTTGTTTAAAAATAAAAAAGAAGATTTGCTGAGCCGGCTGAAGAAGCAGGATCCTGCTGCGCAGAAAATCTTTTATGACCAAAGTGTAAAAAAATTCCTGAGTGTGGCAAAAAGCTATGTCAGCGATTTGTATCAGGCGGAAGATTGCGTGATTAAAGCATTTTGTAAAATTTTTAAACATATAGAAAGCTTTCGCGGTGAAGGAAATTTTGAAGGATGGGCGAGAAAAATTGTAGTCAACGAATGTCTCAATTTTATCAAAAGCCGTAAAACGGTTTTCTATCTGGATGATGTTCACGCATCTGTTTTGGAAGATTTGCATGAAGAGGCAATAGATTTTGATTTTAATGCTCAGGAACTTTTAGATCAGCTTCCGGATGCTTACAGAATGGTTTTCAACCTTTATGTGATTGAAGAATATTCGCATCAGGAAATTGCAGATACGCTAAATATTTCTTTGGCAGTAAGCAAAACCCAACTCTTCAGAGCAAAAGAAAAATTGAGAAAGATTTACTTTCAACAACAAAAAAAACTTAAAAATGAACACGTTTAA
- a CDS encoding ABC transporter ATP-binding protein codes for MITIQNLKKTYGTSTVLNIENLEITKGETFGLVGNNGAGKTTLFSLMLDLIQPTTGFVSVDGIKVNESEAWKNKVSAFIDETFLIGYLTPEEYFYFIGELRGQNKASVDEFLKQFHDLFNGEIVNAGKYVRDLSKGNQKKVGIVGALIGKPEIIILDEPFANLDPSTQIKLKNMIRDFANENGVTFLISSHDLAHTTEVCNRIVVVNKGEVVRDIQTTPETLRDLEKYFEDQVNSGKQEIVSEEKSI; via the coding sequence ATGATTACAATACAAAATTTAAAGAAAACTTACGGTACATCAACCGTTCTTAATATAGAAAATCTTGAAATTACAAAAGGCGAAACCTTTGGTTTGGTAGGAAACAACGGAGCCGGGAAAACAACGCTTTTCAGCTTAATGCTTGATTTGATTCAACCTACAACGGGATTTGTAAGCGTTGACGGGATTAAAGTAAACGAATCTGAAGCCTGGAAAAATAAAGTTTCTGCTTTTATCGATGAGACATTTCTGATTGGATATCTTACTCCTGAAGAATATTTCTATTTCATTGGTGAATTGAGAGGACAGAATAAAGCTTCTGTAGATGAGTTTTTAAAGCAGTTTCATGATTTATTTAACGGAGAAATCGTAAATGCAGGAAAATACGTTCGTGATCTTTCAAAAGGAAATCAAAAAAAAGTAGGGATTGTCGGTGCGTTAATCGGAAAGCCTGAAATTATTATTTTGGATGAACCTTTTGCTAATCTTGATCCTTCTACACAGATCAAGCTTAAAAATATGATCCGTGATTTTGCAAATGAAAACGGAGTGACATTTTTAATTTCCAGTCACGATCTTGCGCATACCACAGAAGTTTGTAATAGAATTGTGGTGGTGAATAAAGGTGAAGTTGTGCGTGATATTCAGACAACTCCTGAAACTTTACGTGATCTTGAAAAATATTTTGAAGATCAGGTAAATTCAGGAAAACAAGAAATTGTTTCTGAAGAAAAATCTATCTAA
- a CDS encoding DUF5687 family protein produces the protein MFKRFLKLEWKSFFRGSSVGINLAMKIFRMIGICFFILWLAMMSFIAYFYVQEEMKEDPLKIISRFMIIGWLIDLVFKYMIQQIPTQNIKPFLTLNIPKKVVVNYTLIKTFLTPLSWFNSIFIVTFCGILAFNSYGFLGIFTWFIGVSSLFYLNNFINLLFNDKENIAIGVGVLIAGFAALNYYEIVPVLAYSEKFFYNLYERPYFAVVPVMLFFSLWKITFNYIRKSFYLDEGLEAKKEIGKTENIAFLNKYGAIGTFINNDIKMLKRNKVTKGVLIGSFMFIFYGLLMFSNDIYRTPTMMMFMGLFVTGGFQFTFGQRVPAFDSAYYPLMMTLNVPYKEYLKGKWWLMNIVTAISIVIALFYAYFGWNVYFAFFAAGLYNIGVNSQFTLWSGAYNKNLIDLNSKEKRFGQKNTITFKAFILMIPKMLLPMAVYGLMNYFFGISVAVISVGILGLLGFIFREKIFDIIIKKYKTEKYSTLEAFKKD, from the coding sequence ATGTTTAAAAGATTTTTGAAGCTGGAATGGAAAAGTTTTTTTAGAGGATCTTCGGTAGGGATCAATCTTGCCATGAAGATTTTCAGAATGATCGGGATTTGCTTCTTCATTTTATGGCTTGCAATGATGTCTTTTATTGCGTACTTCTATGTACAGGAAGAAATGAAGGAAGATCCGTTGAAAATCATTTCGCGTTTCATGATTATTGGCTGGTTGATAGATTTAGTTTTTAAATATATGATTCAGCAGATTCCGACACAGAATATCAAGCCTTTTCTTACGCTGAATATTCCTAAAAAAGTTGTTGTCAATTATACATTAATTAAAACATTCCTTACGCCACTTAGCTGGTTTAATTCAATATTTATTGTAACATTTTGCGGAATTTTAGCTTTTAATAGTTATGGTTTTCTGGGGATTTTCACTTGGTTTATAGGAGTTTCTTCGTTGTTTTACCTTAATAATTTCATCAATCTTTTATTTAATGATAAAGAAAATATTGCAATCGGCGTAGGAGTTCTGATTGCTGGTTTTGCGGCTTTAAATTATTATGAAATTGTTCCTGTTTTAGCTTACTCAGAAAAGTTTTTCTATAATCTTTACGAGAGACCTTACTTTGCTGTAGTTCCTGTAATGCTCTTTTTCAGCCTTTGGAAAATCACCTTTAATTATATCCGAAAAAGCTTTTATCTGGACGAAGGTCTTGAAGCCAAAAAAGAAATCGGAAAAACCGAAAATATTGCTTTCCTTAATAAATATGGAGCGATCGGAACTTTTATCAATAACGATATTAAAATGCTGAAACGTAATAAAGTCACAAAAGGCGTTCTTATCGGAAGCTTTATGTTTATTTTTTACGGACTTTTGATGTTTTCTAATGACATCTACAGAACACCAACCATGATGATGTTTATGGGGCTTTTTGTAACGGGAGGTTTCCAGTTTACTTTCGGGCAAAGGGTTCCGGCTTTTGACAGTGCATATTATCCGTTGATGATGACGCTGAACGTTCCTTATAAAGAATATCTTAAAGGAAAATGGTGGCTGATGAATATTGTTACTGCAATTTCGATTGTCATTGCTTTGTTTTATGCCTATTTTGGCTGGAATGTTTACTTCGCATTTTTTGCTGCAGGATTATATAATATTGGTGTGAATTCTCAATTTACACTTTGGTCGGGGGCGTACAATAAAAATTTAATTGATCTTAATTCTAAAGAAAAAAGATTCGGACAAAAAAATACAATCACTTTCAAAGCATTTATTTTAATGATTCCCAAAATGCTTTTACCAATGGCTGTTTACGGATTGATGAATTATTTCTTCGGAATTTCTGTTGCCGTAATTTCTGTCGGAATTTTAGGTCTTTTAGGATTTATCTTCCGTGAAAAAATATTCGATATTATTATCAAAAAATATAAAACGGAAAAGTACAGCACTTTGGAAGCGTTCAAAAAAGATTAA
- a CDS encoding HU family DNA-binding protein yields MPVQYSLSEKGNPSDQTAPKKFYANAKSTGEVTFRSLSKEIAGGSTTVSDTDVLAVLNDLTKALAKHLSEGRIVRFGDFGSFSISLSSEGAETSDKFNSSMIKSAKIAFRPGIDLKEMLAIIKFEKAK; encoded by the coding sequence ATGCCAGTACAGTATTCACTAAGTGAGAAAGGAAACCCTTCTGATCAAACAGCTCCAAAAAAATTCTACGCCAATGCCAAATCTACAGGTGAAGTTACTTTCCGAAGTCTCAGTAAAGAGATTGCAGGAGGCTCTACCACAGTGAGTGACACCGATGTTCTTGCCGTGTTGAACGATTTGACGAAAGCACTTGCTAAGCATCTTTCTGAGGGAAGAATTGTAAGATTCGGAGATTTTGGATCTTTCAGCATCTCGCTGAGCAGCGAAGGGGCAGAAACTTCTGATAAGTTTAATTCTTCTATGATTAAAAGCGCCAAAATAGCTTTCCGACCAGGAATTGACCTTAAAGAAATGCTTGCCATTATAAAATTTGAAAAAGCTAAGTAA
- a CDS encoding S24 family peptidase, producing the protein MQTNLNKDSNFFERTLRIAVNYGYSGIPELAKALGYSSPEKLYRLKKENAKPSVDILQDLSNKFEDLNLSWYITGHGSFSHKTSVKEKNDIDLKANFIREKQETYTHHAPAVVTVDSHNRDNIVLVPQKLKAGYLEGYNDPEFISTLPAFRLPGLNNGIFRMFEVEGNSMSPSFPNKTYVVCQFVENWITGIKDNRVYAIISNEVQDGFLKRCLNKIKKYDNIVCKSDNRRQYPNQNINPHSIKEVWEFKIHLNDQVPDPADIYDKLYDLEGEVGSLKAVLKRANLLLD; encoded by the coding sequence ATGCAAACAAATTTGAATAAAGATTCAAACTTCTTTGAAAGAACCTTACGGATTGCCGTAAATTATGGATATTCGGGTATCCCTGAGCTTGCAAAGGCTTTAGGATATAGTTCTCCTGAGAAGTTATACCGTCTTAAGAAGGAAAATGCTAAACCTTCAGTGGATATTTTACAGGATTTATCAAACAAGTTTGAAGATTTGAATTTGAGTTGGTATATAACAGGTCATGGAAGTTTTTCACATAAAACTTCTGTGAAGGAGAAAAATGATATTGATTTAAAAGCTAATTTTATCCGTGAAAAGCAAGAAACATATACTCATCATGCGCCTGCTGTTGTCACTGTAGATTCTCATAACAGAGATAATATAGTTTTAGTTCCACAAAAGCTAAAAGCAGGATATTTGGAAGGGTACAATGACCCTGAATTTATATCTACTTTACCTGCTTTTCGTTTACCCGGATTGAATAACGGTATCTTCAGAATGTTTGAAGTAGAAGGAAATAGTATGTCACCGAGTTTTCCAAACAAAACCTATGTTGTTTGTCAATTTGTTGAAAATTGGATAACTGGAATAAAAGATAATAGGGTTTACGCAATTATTTCTAATGAGGTTCAGGATGGCTTTCTTAAAAGATGTCTAAACAAAATTAAGAAATACGACAATATTGTTTGCAAATCTGACAACCGTCGTCAATACCCAAATCAAAATATAAATCCTCATAGTATAAAAGAAGTCTGGGAGTTTAAAATTCACCTAAATGATCAGGTACCTGATCCAGCAGATATTTATGATAAATTGTATGATTTGGAAGGTGAAGTAGGTAGTTTAAAAGCTGTTTTAAAACGTGCAAATTTACTACTCGATTAA
- a CDS encoding DDE-type integrase/transposase/recombinase, translated as MNFIQGDIITKQSGDKRTVWLSQRFIMEVCDIADSHFRKNRATYKNSVQKCYHHHNILPDSGKGWRWAKMDAGFYYDLARIPNRSPQNYREFFGDASELVKNYEDFTKGNQSSEFETIFKRHLNNVYRSYLEFYSEANEVQRPALAKACAVIDFILDYKDSYPGTKNKLYKDLEPVLKKLDLQYIPHHHLRLKDKIDELFATESLAIPDIIKLPRAGNSNSTVFTDPLLVSWIIQLRSMPKNYSDEYIIRKVEDMCEMMMKRVPSKSWFKKSILQQPSTKFLTSKRFGSSRKSHVHKSYIPTEGALYAGDCWEMDATRVNITGHSVEIVDETTGKKKKVEKFLMVVAIRDVHSGDILGYSFDHSENRRVYTDAIAMAVKKTGYLPFEIVTDRFPGHNTPEVEELFARMEALGCKIEISHNANDKAGIERFFRTLQQITMPDSDLYYGEGIMSRSLSAFRSPEYIAEIKKQSKKAGFDMYAAVEESTFIIESFRDTLYSKYSRKHSKVKYSPREIHENSEKPHITEVSEATISMLFGLKKEAQISNNGQIATEIYGLKMHYFINQDYHYDIIKNYHLESVVLSYDIEDLTVVYLWEKHGILLKSLCEAEFFEPAKTKGPNKMLQQVGVAKAREKAIEDRKQADYDQMIGEENLMLGKYGKKDIANTADDYYERPMKKVSGSDVQPDNLESDYLNDRNY; from the coding sequence ATGAATTTCATACAAGGCGACATTATTACAAAACAGAGTGGAGACAAACGAACAGTTTGGCTTTCACAACGTTTTATAATGGAGGTGTGTGATATTGCTGATTCGCATTTTAGAAAAAACCGAGCAACATATAAAAACTCAGTTCAAAAATGCTATCATCACCATAATATACTACCTGATTCAGGAAAAGGATGGCGCTGGGCGAAAATGGATGCAGGTTTTTACTATGATCTTGCACGAATTCCAAACCGTTCACCTCAGAACTACAGAGAATTTTTCGGTGACGCTTCAGAATTGGTGAAAAACTATGAAGATTTCACAAAAGGAAATCAAAGTTCTGAGTTTGAAACGATATTTAAACGTCATTTAAACAATGTTTATAGATCGTATTTAGAATTTTATTCTGAAGCTAATGAAGTACAACGTCCGGCGCTTGCGAAAGCATGTGCAGTAATTGATTTTATTCTTGATTACAAAGATTCTTATCCCGGAACTAAGAATAAACTGTACAAAGATCTTGAACCTGTTCTTAAAAAACTGGATCTACAATATATTCCACACCATCATTTACGTCTGAAAGATAAAATTGATGAGCTTTTTGCAACGGAAAGCCTCGCTATTCCTGATATCATAAAGCTACCGAGAGCAGGTAACAGCAATTCAACTGTATTTACAGATCCGCTATTGGTTTCATGGATTATTCAGCTGAGATCAATGCCTAAAAACTACAGTGATGAATATATCATTCGTAAGGTTGAAGATATGTGCGAAATGATGATGAAGCGTGTGCCTTCTAAAAGTTGGTTTAAAAAGAGTATTCTTCAACAGCCATCTACAAAGTTTCTAACATCAAAACGTTTTGGATCCAGTAGAAAATCACACGTTCATAAATCTTACATTCCTACAGAAGGTGCGTTATATGCCGGTGACTGTTGGGAAATGGATGCAACAAGAGTTAATATCACTGGTCACAGTGTTGAAATCGTTGATGAAACAACTGGTAAAAAGAAAAAAGTAGAAAAGTTCCTGATGGTAGTTGCTATCAGAGACGTTCACAGTGGCGATATATTAGGGTATTCTTTTGATCATTCAGAAAATAGAAGAGTTTACACAGATGCAATTGCAATGGCGGTTAAAAAGACGGGATATCTGCCTTTCGAAATAGTGACCGACCGTTTTCCTGGTCACAACACTCCTGAAGTAGAAGAACTGTTTGCAAGAATGGAAGCTTTAGGATGTAAAATTGAGATTTCTCACAATGCGAATGATAAAGCGGGTATTGAAAGATTCTTTAGAACTCTACAACAAATTACAATGCCTGACAGTGATCTTTATTATGGTGAAGGTATTATGTCAAGAAGTCTATCGGCTTTTAGGTCTCCTGAATACATTGCTGAAATTAAAAAGCAATCAAAAAAAGCAGGTTTTGATATGTATGCTGCAGTTGAAGAGAGTACTTTCATCATTGAAAGCTTCAGAGATACATTGTACTCAAAATACAGCCGTAAACATTCAAAAGTAAAATATTCACCTCGTGAAATTCACGAAAATAGCGAAAAACCACACATCACAGAGGTTTCAGAAGCTACGATATCAATGTTGTTTGGTCTTAAAAAAGAAGCTCAAATCAGCAACAACGGTCAAATAGCTACTGAGATTTACGGTTTAAAAATGCATTATTTCATAAATCAGGATTACCACTATGATATCATTAAAAATTATCATTTGGAATCTGTAGTTCTTTCATACGATATCGAAGATTTAACTGTAGTGTATTTATGGGAAAAGCATGGAATTCTTTTAAAATCACTTTGTGAAGCTGAATTCTTTGAACCTGCAAAAACAAAAGGACCAAATAAAATGCTTCAGCAAGTAGGAGTCGCTAAAGCTCGTGAGAAAGCTATTGAAGATAGAAAGCAGGCTGATTACGATCAGATGATTGGTGAAGAGAATCTAATGCTTGGTAAATACGGTAAAAAAGATATTGCCAATACTGCAGATGATTACTACGAAAGACCTATGAAAAAAGTATCCGGAAGTGATGTACAACCGGATAATTTGGAAAGCGATTATTTGAATGATCGCAATTACTAA
- a CDS encoding ATP-binding protein, with translation MTNLQKNEIIQLIETETQRLGSQKKVSTKCEVSAATISQMVNGNHELIKPEMWLKVGFALGYDQSEWQIAETLGYRKVANICTDAKNEAFFMMLSSPAGMGKTAPLKTYFELNSDNEVFYIKCREWAKREFLVELCKSLGIDSTKYYVHVDKLGAKVSEFFNQRKGKKPLLIVDDAGKLRDSALRWFIHLFDENEDNMGCLIAGTEYLEKRIRDGVRLKKLGFDEIESRFGRTYLGLIGTTQKDTQLICTANGIHDKALQNQLFSECNPLKKTLKTRDGNQTIEVIDDLRRLKRVIKREKLKLQYA, from the coding sequence ATGACAAACTTACAAAAAAATGAGATAATTCAACTCATTGAAACCGAAACACAAAGACTCGGAAGCCAAAAAAAAGTTTCTACAAAGTGCGAAGTAAGTGCTGCAACCATTTCTCAAATGGTTAACGGAAACCATGAGCTTATTAAGCCCGAAATGTGGTTAAAAGTTGGTTTTGCATTAGGTTACGACCAAAGCGAATGGCAGATTGCTGAAACTTTAGGATATAGAAAAGTCGCAAACATCTGCACTGATGCAAAGAACGAAGCTTTTTTCATGATGCTTTCATCACCTGCAGGAATGGGTAAAACTGCACCTCTAAAAACTTACTTTGAGCTTAATTCTGATAATGAGGTGTTTTACATCAAATGTCGTGAATGGGCAAAGCGTGAGTTCCTTGTAGAACTGTGCAAAAGCTTGGGAATTGACAGCACAAAATACTATGTACACGTAGACAAATTAGGAGCAAAAGTATCTGAATTTTTTAATCAGCGAAAAGGCAAAAAACCGCTTTTAATCGTGGATGATGCCGGAAAACTCAGAGACAGTGCTTTAAGATGGTTCATCCATTTATTCGACGAAAACGAAGATAACATGGGATGTCTTATTGCAGGAACTGAATATTTAGAAAAAAGAATCAGAGACGGTGTAAGACTTAAAAAATTAGGTTTTGACGAAATAGAAAGCCGTTTTGGAAGAACTTATTTAGGTCTTATCGGAACTACACAGAAAGATACCCAACTGATTTGCACAGCAAACGGAATTCATGACAAAGCTTTACAAAATCAGTTGTTTTCTGAGTGTAATCCACTAAAAAAAACACTTAAAACAAGAGACGGAAACCAAACAATCGAAGTAATTGATGATTTACGCCGTCTAAAGCGAGTTATAAAACGAGAAAAATTAAAATTACAATACGCATAA
- a CDS encoding DUF3164 family protein yields the protein MVKQFTSKDKVWIDESGNQIPYNRTTAIERMKEKNAFALVKKGKSITKFLAEMKEAVAKATAEVLAAEREANNVKLEGKGNYTWYNFDRSIKVQVDLSEPIKFDEIKIASAKEKLMNLIRTNINGDEFIISIAEDAFQTSSGRLDPKKILGLRKHSQRIKNEALKKEWDETMQLIDSAIYRPKSKSYYKLWVKNQDGKYEGVELNFSAL from the coding sequence ATGGTAAAACAATTCACATCAAAAGACAAGGTATGGATCGATGAATCCGGAAACCAAATTCCTTATAATAGAACCACTGCAATTGAAAGGATGAAAGAGAAAAATGCTTTCGCTTTAGTTAAAAAAGGTAAAAGCATCACAAAGTTTTTGGCAGAAATGAAAGAAGCTGTAGCCAAAGCAACTGCAGAAGTTTTGGCTGCTGAACGTGAAGCCAACAATGTAAAGCTTGAAGGTAAAGGAAATTACACCTGGTATAATTTCGACAGAAGCATTAAAGTACAGGTAGATCTTAGCGAGCCCATCAAATTTGATGAAATTAAAATCGCTTCAGCTAAGGAAAAGCTTATGAACCTTATCAGAACCAATATCAACGGTGATGAGTTTATTATTTCAATTGCTGAAGATGCTTTTCAGACTTCTTCCGGTAGATTAGATCCAAAAAAGATTTTAGGCTTGAGAAAACACTCCCAAAGAATTAAAAACGAAGCTTTAAAAAAGGAATGGGACGAAACAATGCAGCTTATTGACAGTGCTATTTACCGCCCAAAAAGCAAATCATATTACAAGCTTTGGGTAAAGAACCAAGACGGCAAATATGAAGGTGTAGAACTTAATTTTTCAGCTTTATGA
- a CDS encoding ATP-binding protein translates to MRAIGVKAFMEKSFDTFAFEGEWLDSFGEPEKNFKMLLYGPSGEGKTELSVKLAKYMANFGKVYYFSFEQGISKTLQDAIIRNNMDEVSGKVMFLNGGSFEELLQYVKKSRAKTIFIDSLDYMKLTVEQFKILIKTYPKKAFIIVAWAKNGSPKSQHAKDIEFMCDIKSLVDKFRIPMPTSRFGGNKEFVIWKDANTKTVRSTHQPLKLHSLFDE, encoded by the coding sequence ATGAGAGCAATCGGAGTAAAAGCCTTTATGGAAAAGAGCTTTGACACATTCGCTTTTGAAGGCGAATGGTTAGACAGTTTCGGAGAGCCCGAAAAGAATTTTAAAATGTTACTGTACGGTCCTTCCGGTGAAGGAAAGACCGAACTGAGCGTAAAGTTAGCAAAGTACATGGCGAATTTTGGCAAAGTGTATTATTTCAGTTTTGAACAGGGAATCTCAAAGACTTTACAGGATGCAATTATCCGTAATAACATGGACGAAGTTTCTGGAAAGGTAATGTTTCTTAATGGAGGTTCCTTTGAAGAATTGCTACAATACGTTAAAAAAAGTCGTGCAAAAACGATATTTATTGACAGCCTGGATTACATGAAACTGACGGTTGAACAGTTCAAAATCCTAATTAAAACCTATCCTAAAAAAGCTTTTATCATTGTTGCATGGGCAAAAAACGGAAGTCCGAAAAGTCAACATGCAAAGGATATTGAATTTATGTGTGATATCAAGTCGCTCGTTGATAAATTCAGGATTCCGATGCCAACAAGCCGTTTTGGCGGGAATAAAGAGTTTGTGATTTGGAAAGATGCGAATACTAAAACTGTACGATCAACACATCAGCCGTTAAAATTACATTCTTTATTTGACGAATAA